A portion of the Candidatus Poribacteria bacterium genome contains these proteins:
- a CDS encoding AMP-binding protein: MSITDFFRGKVLLITGGTAFLGQPMVAKILTALPDVEKIYLLIRSRTDRTGKHVSAQERLENELLVSDVFGSLRRLHGENFDEWAQQKLIAVEGELTHDRLGFSDAEYQRLQNEVQVFINIAGLVDFDPPFDDSLWGNALAAKHVVNFAKGCQDTVFLHISTAYVRGSESGRVPEELPLPYPQYAAQHQEKTGTAIPQTLSEEIEGLLALSAAIHAEADAPENLERFEQVAEGQIRGTRKRLAAQVKELKAEWLENRLVEAGLEHARSRGWNDTYTYMKFLAEQMVMELRGDLPTAIIRPSIIESSFDEPVPGWLGKFRMSEPLIVGFGKGRLPDFPANPDIILDIIPVDFVVNATLAAAEATARRGGIEVYHVATGTQNPLYFRGIFEATYDYFVKNPMLEDGKPITVPIWKYPSLEEFQQKLDSRMRLIDFTTAVLGHLPMRAAKRKRRQLVLKQSGVKALLHYIKIYAPYTRTNFEFETEKMQGLYTALSPTEQQRFNFDVSKIHWKRYFQEIHIPGIKRHVLKIEDGTADDSETKPSKVDAQEESEESVTPAEHIYPKTIVDLIKTQASRIPDRIALQMVKEDEWEEYTYAETYTRSREVAWRLWKSGLRKGDRVVLVSENQPGWCIAYLAATQIGIAVVPLDAQTPAHEILAIAAFTAAKSILASDAVLEKSGAVLSEAGTMLQNINNGCEIVGSEPSENGTLTPEIPADFPNVEISPDTVASIIFTMGTTVDAKGAMLTHGGFLSNVQAVAKALPPTDTERILSALPLYHALSFSCSLLMALYSGTTATYVNALRPTTLLKTMREAKTTAFIGVPRLFQLLQSTIERQAVREDTPGETLAEKAKAVMGGEIRVLVSGGASLSDAIYDGFQKFGMTIYQGYGMTETAPVLTVNPYEKSKRASVGPAVEGVELRIENPDTDGVGEIVAKGPSTMKAYYQNPAATTAAVRNGWLYTGDLGYMDADGYLYLTGHCKDVIVPASGKNVYPVELEALYRDSPAISEICVVGVPYEDGSDTAIHAVIVPTVPDETTKEAIQHHLQTRAKELPSYQQFHKFHFWDDALPKTQDGVIDRQHLKCSLQTHIENTTRLHETPKAGAMDAESAAPRTDVPQEVLSTLSRLARMPDHQIRLESRLDIDLGLDSLTRLDLLLMLEARLGETIPDALLANLETVGDVVKLIETFQSDVERQTEPLNDFGVRDASHRMELRQVPRWYARAFRSVITGIYRNYFSLKCYGLEHIPQGKPYIIMPNHTSHLDTLTVITALGKRAYQLWVLAARDYWFATRLQGWFAGTCLNALPIEREGNFTEFLQDLRMANAVMAENNGLLIFPEGTRSLDGELQPFKSGILSLLIYGPNVPIIPAYIDGTYHALPKGQNLPKKHPVRIIFGEPLTFPPEGWGDPDETPIDPDKYQEFLELAQHRVAELRAALKQQKGA; the protein is encoded by the coding sequence ATGTCAATAACTGATTTTTTTCGAGGGAAAGTTCTGCTGATCACCGGGGGCACGGCGTTTTTAGGTCAACCGATGGTAGCAAAAATTTTGACCGCATTGCCTGATGTCGAAAAGATTTATCTTCTCATCCGAAGCCGCACTGATAGAACAGGGAAGCATGTTTCTGCACAAGAGCGCTTAGAAAATGAACTCCTTGTCTCAGATGTTTTCGGATCTCTCCGTCGCTTGCACGGCGAAAATTTTGATGAATGGGCGCAACAGAAGTTAATTGCTGTTGAAGGTGAACTGACTCACGACCGTCTCGGATTCAGCGATGCCGAATACCAACGGCTCCAAAACGAAGTACAGGTTTTTATTAATATCGCAGGACTTGTGGATTTCGATCCACCTTTTGATGATTCTTTGTGGGGGAACGCTCTTGCTGCTAAGCATGTGGTTAACTTCGCAAAAGGCTGCCAAGATACCGTATTCCTGCATATTTCAACGGCGTACGTTCGGGGAAGCGAATCCGGACGGGTGCCTGAGGAATTACCGCTTCCATATCCACAATACGCAGCGCAGCATCAGGAAAAAACCGGGACAGCTATTCCACAGACGCTCTCCGAAGAGATCGAAGGACTGCTAGCTCTCAGTGCTGCTATTCATGCTGAAGCCGATGCCCCTGAGAATCTTGAACGTTTCGAGCAAGTGGCTGAAGGGCAGATAAGAGGGACTCGCAAAAGGCTGGCGGCGCAGGTTAAAGAATTGAAAGCAGAATGGCTTGAAAATCGTTTGGTCGAAGCAGGATTAGAACACGCTCGCTCGCGTGGCTGGAACGATACCTATACCTATATGAAATTCCTTGCCGAGCAGATGGTTATGGAATTGCGCGGCGACCTTCCGACGGCTATTATACGTCCTTCGATTATTGAAAGTAGTTTTGATGAACCTGTCCCTGGCTGGCTCGGAAAGTTTCGGATGTCTGAACCGCTAATTGTCGGTTTCGGGAAGGGACGACTGCCGGACTTCCCCGCGAACCCAGACATAATTTTGGATATTATCCCGGTCGACTTTGTTGTAAATGCCACCTTGGCAGCTGCCGAAGCAACAGCAAGACGGGGTGGCATTGAGGTGTATCATGTTGCAACCGGAACACAGAACCCACTCTACTTTCGAGGTATCTTTGAGGCGACTTACGACTACTTTGTCAAAAACCCGATGCTCGAAGATGGAAAACCGATCACTGTGCCTATCTGGAAGTATCCAAGTTTGGAAGAATTCCAACAGAAGTTGGACAGCCGGATGCGGCTCATTGATTTTACCACAGCAGTACTCGGACACCTCCCCATGCGTGCTGCCAAACGGAAACGCCGTCAACTTGTCCTGAAGCAGAGCGGGGTCAAAGCACTTCTGCATTACATCAAAATTTATGCTCCCTACACTCGGACCAACTTTGAGTTTGAGACTGAGAAGATGCAAGGGCTTTACACGGCACTCTCACCCACAGAACAGCAGCGTTTTAACTTCGATGTCTCGAAAATCCACTGGAAGCGGTATTTTCAAGAGATTCATATCCCCGGCATCAAGCGGCATGTCTTGAAAATTGAAGATGGGACAGCAGATGATTCGGAGACAAAACCGAGTAAGGTGGACGCACAAGAGGAATCGGAGGAGTCTGTTACACCCGCTGAACATATTTACCCAAAAACTATTGTAGACTTGATTAAGACCCAGGCATCGCGTATCCCTGATAGGATTGCGCTGCAGATGGTAAAAGAGGATGAATGGGAAGAGTACACCTACGCCGAAACTTATACGCGCTCGCGAGAGGTCGCATGGCGGTTATGGAAGAGCGGTTTACGTAAAGGGGATCGGGTCGTATTAGTCTCGGAAAATCAGCCGGGATGGTGTATCGCCTACCTTGCAGCTACCCAGATTGGGATTGCCGTAGTTCCACTTGACGCACAGACCCCTGCCCACGAAATCTTAGCGATTGCAGCATTCACTGCCGCAAAATCGATTTTAGCCTCCGATGCCGTTTTGGAAAAGTCTGGTGCGGTTTTATCGGAGGCGGGGACGATGTTACAAAACATCAATAATGGCTGCGAAATTGTCGGTTCCGAACCTTCTGAGAACGGAACGCTAACCCCAGAGATTCCTGCCGATTTTCCGAATGTGGAAATATCCCCTGATACCGTTGCCTCTATTATTTTCACGATGGGTACCACCGTTGACGCTAAGGGGGCAATGCTCACGCACGGGGGATTCCTCTCTAACGTACAAGCAGTCGCAAAAGCACTTCCACCGACAGACACAGAACGCATCTTGTCGGCGCTGCCACTCTATCACGCTTTGAGTTTTTCGTGCAGTTTGTTAATGGCGCTCTACAGTGGGACGACTGCGACCTATGTCAATGCTCTTCGTCCGACCACGCTTCTGAAGACGATGCGAGAGGCGAAAACAACTGCCTTTATCGGGGTTCCACGTCTCTTTCAGTTACTCCAAAGCACGATTGAACGACAGGCGGTGCGAGAAGACACGCCCGGTGAAACTTTGGCGGAGAAGGCGAAGGCTGTTATGGGCGGTGAAATTCGCGTCCTCGTGAGCGGCGGTGCCTCGCTCTCCGATGCAATTTATGACGGATTTCAGAAATTCGGTATGACAATCTACCAAGGCTACGGTATGACCGAGACTGCCCCTGTGTTGACTGTCAACCCTTACGAAAAGAGTAAGCGCGCCTCTGTCGGACCCGCAGTAGAAGGGGTCGAACTTAGGATTGAAAATCCAGATACCGATGGCGTTGGTGAGATTGTTGCTAAGGGACCGAGTACCATGAAGGCATACTATCAGAACCCAGCTGCTACAACAGCGGCTGTCCGGAATGGCTGGCTCTACACAGGCGATCTCGGCTATATGGACGCTGATGGTTACCTCTATCTTACAGGACACTGCAAAGACGTTATCGTTCCTGCTTCTGGCAAGAATGTCTATCCGGTCGAATTGGAAGCACTCTATCGAGACAGTCCGGCTATCTCTGAAATATGTGTGGTTGGTGTTCCTTATGAAGATGGATCCGATACGGCTATCCATGCCGTAATTGTACCGACAGTGCCGGATGAAACAACCAAAGAGGCGATTCAGCATCATCTTCAAACGCGGGCAAAGGAGCTGCCGAGTTACCAACAATTTCACAAGTTCCATTTCTGGGACGATGCGCTACCCAAAACTCAGGACGGTGTTATAGACCGGCAGCACCTAAAGTGCAGTTTGCAAACACATATTGAAAATACAACGCGCCTTCATGAGACCCCCAAAGCAGGGGCGATGGACGCGGAATCCGCTGCACCAAGGACTGATGTACCGCAAGAAGTACTCTCTACTCTCTCACGATTGGCACGCATGCCAGACCATCAAATTCGCTTAGAGAGTCGATTGGATATTGATTTAGGGCTTGATTCTCTCACACGACTTGACCTGTTGTTGATGCTTGAAGCCAGGCTCGGCGAGACGATTCCCGATGCGTTACTCGCGAACTTGGAGACAGTCGGTGATGTTGTCAAACTCATTGAGACGTTTCAATCTGACGTTGAGAGACAGACTGAACCCCTTAATGATTTCGGAGTTAGAGACGCCTCTCACAGGATGGAATTGCGGCAGGTGCCGCGATGGTACGCACGTGCCTTCCGTTCTGTGATTACTGGCATCTATAGGAACTATTTCTCGCTGAAGTGCTATGGACTTGAGCATATTCCGCAAGGCAAACCCTATATTATTATGCCAAATCACACGAGTCACCTTGATACGTTGACGGTTATCACTGCGCTTGGAAAGAGGGCGTACCAACTCTGGGTGCTCGCTGCGCGGGACTACTGGTTCGCTACCCGTCTCCAAGGTTGGTTCGCGGGAACGTGTCTCAATGCACTCCCGATAGAACGGGAGGGCAATTTTACGGAGTTTCTGCAGGATCTGAGGATGGCGAACGCGGTGATGGCGGAAAATAACGGTTTGCTTATCTTTCCTGAAGGCACGCGTTCACTTGACGGGGAGCTTCAACCGTTCAAGTCGGGAATCCTCAGCCTGCTCATCTATGGTCCTAATGTCCCGATTATACCGGCGTATATTGACGGCACCTATCATGCCTTGCCGAAAGGGCAGAATTTACCGAAGAAGCACCCAGTGCGCATTATTTTTGGAGAACCGCTCACTTTTCCACCTGAAGGTTGGGGCGATCCCGACGAAACACCGATCGATCCGGACAAATATCAGGAATTCTTGGAATTGGCACAGCATCGCGTCGCGGAACTGAGAGCAGCGTTAAAACAGCAGAAAGGTGCTTAA
- a CDS encoding HAD-IB family hydrolase: MKGTVAFFDVDGTLLKSTIVHYYIWMRTAEIPRPLKLVWLVGFLPKVVYYLILDRISRTRFNQVFYRNYRGMDAAEVKALSVEMFETYLRPKIFSEAVSEIQEHKQQGMAVILVTGSLDFIVQPIADYLDIDAVLAPQLREEDGQFTGELTTAPLIGERKAEVMQEFAKQHEISLKDSYAYGDSQSDLPMLECVGNPVVVNPGKALRQKALDSGWELHEWM; the protein is encoded by the coding sequence ATGAAAGGAACAGTCGCATTTTTTGATGTAGATGGCACGCTGTTGAAGTCTACAATTGTGCATTACTACATCTGGATGCGTACTGCTGAAATTCCGAGACCTCTGAAGTTGGTCTGGCTTGTCGGGTTTCTACCGAAGGTTGTCTACTACCTGATTTTAGACAGGATAAGTCGAACCCGTTTCAACCAGGTATTCTATCGGAACTATCGCGGGATGGACGCTGCCGAGGTTAAAGCGTTATCGGTGGAAATGTTTGAGACCTACCTTCGTCCAAAAATCTTCTCCGAGGCGGTATCGGAAATTCAGGAACACAAACAACAAGGCATGGCGGTAATCCTCGTAACCGGCTCGCTCGATTTTATCGTCCAACCAATTGCCGATTATCTCGATATTGACGCTGTATTGGCTCCGCAGCTCCGCGAAGAAGATGGACAATTTACAGGCGAACTCACAACTGCCCCGCTTATTGGAGAACGCAAGGCGGAAGTGATGCAAGAATTTGCCAAACAACACGAAATTTCACTAAAAGACAGTTATGCTTACGGCGACAGCCAATCGGATTTGCCGATGCTGGAATGTGTCGGGAATCCTGTCGTTGTAAACCCAGGAAAAGCACTCCGCCAGAAAGCACTTGACTCTGGTTGGGAGCTGCACGAGTGGATGTAA
- a CDS encoding IS630 transposase-related protein, which produces MSYSSDFRKCVLDFVANGGSKTEVSRRFGISRGIIYEWLAAQDRLISKKPGSQGPRNIDYQALKQHVADFPDATEQERAAPFGVSKHGIWYALRKLNITRKKRHTPTKNSVL; this is translated from the coding sequence ATGAGTTATTCATCAGATTTCCGCAAATGCGTGCTTGACTTCGTTGCTAATGGGGGTAGTAAAACCGAAGTTTCACGCCGTTTTGGTATCTCTCGAGGCATCATCTATGAGTGGTTGGCTGCTCAAGACCGGTTGATCTCTAAGAAACCGGGGTCTCAAGGGCCTCGAAACATCGATTATCAAGCCTTGAAGCAACACGTTGCCGATTTCCCAGATGCCACCGAGCAGGAGCGTGCTGCTCCTTTTGGCGTCTCGAAACATGGTATTTGGTATGCGTTGCGAAAGCTCAATATCACGCGAAAAAAAAGACACACACCTACAAAGAACAGTGTCCTATGA
- a CDS encoding transposase, with amino-acid sequence MKCQESLSRLQAEIEKGKKPVYIDESGFTKTDFRRYAYAPKGLRIEVKVPSHRYTTPPLIAARLDGPFRAPVLFEGCCDALAFNTWLSEMLCPLLDDSHVVIMDNASFHKGSETAALIRASGASLLFLPPYSPDLNPIEKDFANIKRIRQYNAETSIDDIIKVYNTNSN; translated from the coding sequence ATGAAGTGCCAAGAGTCTCTCTCGAGGCTTCAGGCAGAAATAGAAAAGGGTAAAAAGCCGGTTTATATTGATGAGAGTGGTTTCACGAAAACCGATTTTCGCCGGTATGCTTATGCCCCGAAAGGCCTCCGTATTGAAGTGAAAGTGCCAAGTCATCGGTATACGACGCCGCCGTTGATAGCGGCTCGTCTTGACGGACCTTTCAGGGCCCCTGTGCTTTTCGAGGGGTGTTGTGATGCGCTTGCCTTCAACACGTGGCTTTCGGAGATGCTGTGTCCATTGCTTGATGATAGCCACGTTGTGATTATGGATAATGCGTCGTTTCACAAAGGTTCAGAAACGGCGGCATTGATCCGGGCTTCAGGTGCGAGTTTGTTATTTTTACCGCCCTATTCTCCGGATCTAAATCCGATTGAGAAGGATTTCGCCAACATCAAACGGATACGTCAATACAACGCTGAGACTTCCATTGATGATATTATAAAAGTGTATAATACCAATTCTAATTGA
- a CDS encoding glycoside hydrolase family 127 protein produces MRNKKHTSLDVVSITALPFTAVTINDRFWAPRQKTNSEATIPHELVQCRKTGRIDNFAKAAGLMSGAFEGIFFNDSDVYKWVEAASYTLSTHPNPVWEAELDEVLAKIAASQQPNGYLNTYFTLVEPTKRWQNLGIMHELYCAGHLFEAAVAHYQATGKRTLLDVACRFADLINSIFGPDKRDGLPGHEGIELALVKLAEATGETRYAALAEYFVTRRGHSPSVFEEELGNSDIPGGLDAYRHHYTRDGKFEGHYAQAHLPIQQQTECVGHAVRAMYLYSAAADIVHQTGNAEISKALDMLWRNVTEKRLYVTGGVGPSGHNEGFTNDYELPNFSAYAETCASIGLIFWAHRMFLLHGESRFVDVLETALYNGALSGISLDGTGFFYQNPLASYGDRSRHEWFGCACCPPNIARLLASVGQYIYAETAEGVWVNLYVGGTAEATVAGNIPVKLTQETDYPWTGDVTLTIDPEVPASFGLNLRVPSWCEQFEACINGRRYRPEANAEGYLSITREWHADDSVELQFDMPIARVYAHPLVRENVGRFALRRGPIVYCFEDVDNPGGVFQTLALSADVALETTFNEELLGGVTLIRGMGTMLDASEWENNLYLPTKPKMRQLEVTAIPYYAWCNRGSSQMSVWIL; encoded by the coding sequence TTGAGAAACAAGAAGCACACGTCTTTAGACGTTGTGAGTATCACAGCACTTCCCTTTACGGCTGTTACAATTAATGACCGATTTTGGGCACCCCGACAAAAAACGAATTCTGAAGCGACGATTCCGCACGAATTGGTACAGTGCCGAAAAACCGGTAGAATAGATAACTTTGCAAAGGCTGCGGGTTTGATGTCTGGAGCGTTTGAAGGTATCTTTTTCAATGATTCTGATGTCTATAAATGGGTGGAGGCGGCATCGTATACTCTCTCGACGCATCCGAATCCAGTGTGGGAAGCAGAATTGGATGAAGTCCTCGCGAAGATCGCTGCGAGCCAACAACCTAATGGCTACTTGAATACCTATTTCACACTGGTTGAACCGACGAAGCGGTGGCAGAATCTCGGCATCATGCACGAGTTGTATTGCGCCGGACATCTCTTTGAGGCAGCAGTCGCGCACTACCAAGCGACCGGAAAGCGGACGTTATTGGATGTTGCATGCCGATTCGCAGACCTAATTAACAGCATCTTTGGACCCGACAAACGGGACGGTCTTCCGGGGCACGAGGGCATTGAGTTGGCACTTGTGAAGTTGGCGGAGGCCACAGGTGAGACACGCTACGCCGCGCTTGCCGAATATTTTGTCACCCGGCGCGGGCATTCTCCATCAGTTTTTGAGGAAGAATTGGGAAATTCCGACATTCCCGGCGGACTTGATGCCTATCGGCATCACTACACGCGTGACGGAAAATTTGAAGGACACTATGCCCAAGCACATCTCCCAATACAGCAACAAACAGAATGCGTCGGACACGCCGTACGCGCGATGTATCTCTACAGTGCCGCTGCTGACATCGTTCATCAAACAGGCAATGCCGAGATTTCAAAGGCGTTGGATATGCTCTGGCGGAATGTAACGGAGAAACGTCTCTATGTCACGGGTGGTGTGGGTCCCTCCGGTCACAATGAAGGTTTCACAAATGATTATGAACTGCCGAATTTCTCGGCTTATGCTGAGACCTGTGCTTCAATCGGACTGATATTTTGGGCACATCGGATGTTCTTGTTGCATGGTGAGTCGCGCTTCGTAGATGTGTTGGAGACGGCACTTTACAACGGCGCTCTCTCTGGAATTTCGCTTGATGGTACGGGTTTCTTCTATCAGAATCCATTGGCGAGTTACGGCGATCGGTCCCGACACGAATGGTTTGGCTGCGCATGTTGTCCACCCAATATCGCGAGGCTTCTCGCATCTGTCGGACAATACATCTACGCTGAAACGGCTGAAGGTGTGTGGGTGAATCTCTACGTCGGTGGCACTGCCGAGGCAACCGTCGCAGGCAATATCCCCGTGAAACTGACACAAGAGACCGATTATCCGTGGACGGGTGATGTGACGCTGACGATTGATCCCGAAGTTCCGGCGTCTTTTGGTCTGAATTTACGGGTACCGAGTTGGTGCGAGCAATTTGAAGCATGCATCAACGGTAGACGCTACAGACCTGAAGCAAACGCCGAGGGTTACCTCTCAATTACACGGGAGTGGCACGCTGATGATAGTGTTGAACTTCAGTTCGATATGCCTATTGCCCGTGTTTATGCGCATCCACTCGTTAGGGAAAATGTTGGACGTTTCGCTTTGCGCCGCGGTCCGATTGTCTACTGTTTTGAAGACGTTGACAATCCGGGTGGTGTTTTTCAGACGTTGGCACTCTCCGCGGATGTCGCATTGGAAACGACATTTAATGAGGAATTGCTTGGTGGTGTGACGCTAATCCGTGGTATGGGAACGATGTTGGATGCTTCTGAGTGGGAGAACAATCTCTATCTGCCCACAAAACCGAAAATGCGGCAGTTGGAAGTTACAGCGATTCCATATTATGCCTGGTGCAATCGAGGCAGTAGCCAGATGTCGGTGTGGATTTTGTAG
- a CDS encoding FAD-dependent oxidoreductase yields METDSRLTLVIVGNGMVSYKFCERLVENGATAQFHVVVFGEERVPAYDRVHLTEFFGSDDTEDLLLAPETWYTENGIELHLGTSVESIDREQRIIHTSSDLYIEYDKLVFATGSYPFVPSIDGTNLPGVFVYRTIDDLRDIEDYSRNAKSVAAIGGGLLGLEVTRALEISREEGGIEAHIVHRSSHLMSRQLNPDAAAVLQNKVEEMDIRVHLNKQTTHITAEGKTRVLHFTDGSLLPVEMVVISAGVRPRDELARACNLICSVDGGIEINDELQTSDTDIYAIGECASHKGKFYGLVSPGYKMAEVLAKNLTAVEKQNEKRLQRFEGGDVSTTLKLMGVDVAVFGEYRSEDAHITFANSDVYRQLAYRNGKCVGATVVGIWREMGKVQQAVAANRRIWFWNSWRFRRKGKLWREQSMQGVQNWSEDTVICNCTGVKRGELSHACTTGCRTVAALSETTGAATVCGMCVPLLEELIIGMPTVSERYEDNPPLQYSWRGLFGASLVGLFLVLLTYFSRPIPFSATAQNLHHVIDALWRDNFWKQVTGYTLLGLSAGALILSLRKRWKWLPFGDFGIWRLIHALIGIGTLVFLVAHTGFRLGNNLNQILMMSFLMLNLVGTLGGGITALSAKRGSTPLHRWQNWLIRVHTVLFWPLPVLILFHIIAIYYF; encoded by the coding sequence ATGGAAACAGATTCACGTCTAACCTTAGTCATCGTCGGTAACGGCATGGTGAGTTACAAATTTTGTGAGAGACTTGTCGAGAACGGTGCAACTGCCCAATTTCATGTTGTCGTGTTTGGTGAAGAACGTGTACCCGCCTATGACAGGGTGCATCTCACTGAATTCTTCGGCAGTGACGATACAGAGGACCTCCTGTTAGCCCCGGAAACCTGGTATACGGAAAATGGAATTGAGCTGCATCTTGGTACTTCGGTTGAATCGATAGATCGCGAACAGCGTATTATCCATACGAGTTCAGATCTCTATATCGAGTACGATAAACTTGTTTTCGCGACAGGCTCATACCCTTTTGTTCCATCTATTGATGGAACGAACCTACCGGGTGTGTTTGTTTACCGAACGATTGATGATCTTAGGGATATTGAGGACTACAGTCGCAATGCCAAGAGTGTAGCGGCGATAGGCGGTGGACTTCTGGGGTTGGAAGTGACGCGCGCCCTTGAAATTAGTAGAGAAGAGGGAGGCATTGAGGCGCATATTGTACATCGTTCTTCCCACTTGATGTCGCGGCAATTGAACCCAGATGCAGCCGCAGTCCTTCAAAACAAAGTGGAAGAGATGGATATACGGGTGCATCTCAATAAACAGACAACACATATTACAGCGGAGGGGAAAACCCGTGTGTTGCACTTTACAGACGGATCTCTGCTTCCTGTTGAGATGGTTGTCATTTCAGCAGGCGTTCGACCACGGGATGAGTTGGCACGTGCATGCAATCTCATTTGTAGTGTTGACGGTGGAATTGAAATTAATGATGAATTACAAACCTCAGATACCGACATCTACGCTATTGGCGAATGTGCCTCACATAAGGGAAAGTTCTATGGGCTCGTTTCGCCCGGCTATAAAATGGCTGAAGTTCTGGCTAAAAACCTCACAGCGGTAGAAAAACAGAATGAGAAGCGGCTTCAACGCTTTGAAGGTGGTGATGTATCAACTACGCTGAAGTTGATGGGCGTTGATGTTGCTGTGTTTGGTGAATATCGTTCAGAAGATGCACACATTACCTTTGCTAATAGCGATGTCTATCGACAATTAGCGTACCGCAATGGTAAGTGTGTGGGTGCAACGGTGGTTGGAATTTGGCGAGAGATGGGAAAGGTACAACAAGCAGTGGCTGCGAATAGACGAATATGGTTCTGGAACTCTTGGCGTTTCCGAAGGAAAGGCAAACTTTGGCGTGAACAAAGTATGCAAGGTGTCCAAAACTGGTCAGAGGACACGGTTATTTGTAATTGTACTGGTGTGAAACGCGGTGAACTGAGTCACGCTTGTACAACCGGGTGTCGGACTGTTGCAGCGTTGTCGGAAACCACGGGTGCCGCGACTGTTTGTGGGATGTGCGTCCCTTTATTGGAAGAATTAATTATCGGGATGCCGACTGTTAGCGAGCGATACGAAGACAATCCTCCATTACAATATTCATGGAGAGGACTGTTTGGTGCTTCGCTTGTCGGTTTGTTTCTGGTGCTATTGACCTATTTTTCAAGGCCTATCCCTTTTTCCGCTACGGCGCAGAATCTCCATCACGTCATTGACGCGTTGTGGCGCGATAACTTCTGGAAACAGGTCACTGGTTATACGCTCCTTGGACTCTCGGCGGGTGCACTCATTTTATCATTACGGAAGCGGTGGAAATGGCTTCCGTTTGGAGATTTCGGAATCTGGAGACTCATTCATGCGTTAATTGGGATTGGAACCCTCGTTTTTCTTGTCGCCCATACCGGTTTTCGGTTGGGGAACAATCTAAATCAAATATTGATGATGAGCTTCCTTATGCTAAACCTTGTTGGGACGTTAGGTGGAGGAATAACAGCCTTGTCAGCAAAACGGGGGAGTACTCCATTGCATCGATGGCAGAACTGGCTCATCCGAGTGCATACTGTGTTATTCTGGCCACTACCGGTATTAATTCTTTTTCATATCATTGCCATCTACTATTTTTAA